Proteins from a genomic interval of Rubinisphaera italica:
- a CDS encoding PQQ-binding-like beta-propeller repeat protein: MMESRYYLRTLGTVTSLLMLIALLGCQKKTPVKQVSIEQSSVSFSEKNLSHLKSEWPGWRGPDQSGVAGEADTPTHWSETENVKWRVDVPGRGNASPVIVNNRIYLATADDSAQKQKIVAFDITDGSQLWSTTVNEGGFPSSGQMHPKSTHANGTVLCDGTRVITASLHHEKITAYALNVETGKIIWTQELGAFNSKFGYAPSPVLYNSFVIFACDNHGGGYLCALDTESGELAWRVERPLASTYSSPRIANVGGKDQLLISGGEKIISYDPRTGKENWQTPGTADATCGTVVVAKDLIIASGGYPQSQTIALDSAGQKQWEVKTKLYEPSLITVGDTLFGITDKGIAYCWDVTTGAEQWKERLGGNFSASPVAVGDTIYVSNLEGQTFVFKANPSSFQQISVNRLGTDCYASPAVYDGNIYLRIGTGNGQSRQEELVCLSRQPSGNSSQN; this comes from the coding sequence ATGATGGAATCACGATACTACTTGAGAACGTTAGGGACAGTGACCAGTCTGCTGATGCTGATTGCATTATTAGGATGTCAGAAAAAAACTCCTGTAAAACAAGTGAGCATTGAACAGTCGTCAGTTTCTTTCTCCGAAAAAAATCTGTCGCACTTAAAATCCGAATGGCCCGGCTGGCGAGGTCCCGATCAAAGCGGAGTTGCCGGAGAAGCAGACACACCGACGCATTGGAGCGAGACCGAAAATGTGAAATGGCGGGTCGATGTTCCCGGCCGCGGAAACGCATCTCCTGTGATTGTCAATAATCGCATCTATCTCGCGACCGCCGATGATTCTGCTCAGAAACAAAAGATCGTTGCTTTTGATATCACAGATGGCAGTCAACTCTGGTCGACCACAGTGAATGAAGGTGGGTTTCCTTCCTCCGGACAAATGCATCCGAAAAGCACACACGCCAATGGCACAGTTCTTTGTGATGGAACGCGTGTGATCACCGCGTCCCTGCATCACGAAAAGATTACGGCTTATGCTTTGAATGTTGAAACAGGCAAGATCATCTGGACGCAGGAACTTGGCGCGTTCAATTCAAAATTTGGATACGCCCCCTCTCCCGTTTTATACAACTCATTTGTGATCTTTGCCTGCGATAATCATGGCGGAGGATATCTGTGTGCTCTCGATACCGAATCAGGAGAGCTGGCCTGGCGAGTGGAACGACCACTGGCGAGCACATATTCCTCTCCTCGAATTGCGAACGTCGGCGGGAAGGATCAACTATTGATTTCCGGAGGCGAAAAAATCATCAGTTACGATCCCCGCACCGGAAAAGAGAACTGGCAGACACCCGGCACGGCCGATGCAACTTGTGGAACTGTTGTTGTGGCTAAGGATCTCATCATTGCCAGTGGCGGTTATCCACAAAGCCAGACGATTGCTCTTGATAGTGCAGGGCAGAAACAATGGGAGGTGAAGACGAAACTCTATGAGCCATCATTGATTACTGTTGGAGATACACTCTTCGGAATCACCGACAAAGGAATTGCCTATTGCTGGGATGTTACAACAGGAGCCGAGCAGTGGAAGGAACGGCTCGGAGGAAACTTCTCAGCCTCTCCTGTGGCGGTTGGTGATACGATTTATGTTTCGAATTTGGAAGGACAAACTTTTGTATTCAAGGCCAATCCTTCAAGCTTTCAGCAAATTTCAGTAAATCGCCTCGGAACGGATTGTTACGCCAGCCCGGCAGTATATGATGGAAACATCTACCTGCGAATCGGAACTGGGAACGGTCAGAGTCGCCAGGAAGAACTTGTCTGCCTGAGTCGGCAGCCGAGTGGGAATTCGAGTCAAAATTGA
- a CDS encoding thioredoxin family protein, whose protein sequence is MNRIVLGMFLLSSLISGSNLEAGKYNPDRSIGDHFAGFDALPATDDKSYSTKDFKDADVLVIAFTCNSCPYAEDYESRFEQFQKKYAKNNRVKFVAINCNLVKADSLEKMKEKAEEAGFTFPYLFDESQQTGRDLGALRTPECFVLNKARNIAYMGAFDDSTNASEVKQQYVVDAVEALLQGDQPEIRETPPIGCLIRYKRVR, encoded by the coding sequence ATGAATCGAATTGTTTTGGGAATGTTCCTGCTGAGCAGTTTAATTTCTGGAAGCAATCTGGAGGCTGGAAAATACAATCCCGATCGAAGCATCGGAGATCATTTTGCAGGCTTCGACGCTCTTCCCGCTACTGATGACAAATCGTATTCCACAAAAGATTTCAAAGATGCGGATGTGCTCGTAATTGCTTTCACCTGCAACAGTTGCCCGTATGCCGAAGATTATGAATCCCGTTTTGAACAGTTTCAAAAGAAATACGCGAAGAACAATCGTGTCAAATTTGTGGCGATCAACTGCAATCTTGTGAAGGCAGATTCGCTGGAGAAAATGAAAGAGAAAGCAGAGGAAGCGGGCTTTACGTTTCCCTATCTGTTCGATGAAAGTCAGCAAACCGGACGTGATCTCGGAGCACTCCGTACACCTGAATGTTTCGTGTTGAATAAGGCTCGCAACATTGCCTACATGGGAGCTTTTGACGATAGTACGAATGCTTCTGAAGTGAAACAGCAATACGTGGTTGACGCTGTCGAAGCGTTGCTACAGGGGGATCAGCCAGAAATTAGAGAAACGCCCCCGATCGGATGTTTGATTCGATACAAACGTGTCCGGTAA
- a CDS encoding putative signal transducing protein translates to MDDSSSTSDPHRLNENIIEIYRARNLSEAQMLVNVLADQGIEAQIGGASSSGGYAEVVGWHGSPQVLAFENDRNKARAIIEEYLNITLDEIE, encoded by the coding sequence ATGGACGATTCCTCATCTACAAGCGATCCTCATCGTCTTAATGAGAACATTATTGAAATTTACCGCGCGAGAAATCTCAGCGAAGCCCAAATGCTGGTGAATGTTCTGGCTGACCAGGGGATTGAAGCTCAAATTGGTGGAGCAAGTTCTTCTGGTGGTTATGCCGAAGTGGTGGGCTGGCATGGTTCCCCTCAAGTACTTGCCTTTGAAAATGATCGCAATAAAGCCCGGGCAATTATTGAAGAGTATTTGAACATTACACTTGATGAAATTGAGTAA